GGTATCCTGGGCACCAGGTCACCATAGTGTCTAGAAGTTGCGTTGCGGTACCTGAGATTTTGCACCTCAATGTTGAAGATGACCCATGGTGCTGGAAAATGAAGGCTCCTTGTGCAGTCTACGCCACTGATAAGTGTGAGCTGCATGGTGAAGGACCTCCCGTGTCAGTCTCATGGTCTGACTAGTGTGGAGGCTCCTTTGACTTCCTGGTTCATACTGTCTGAGAGATGAATTGCACAAATGGCAAATGACTAGGATTGCATCACCATTTTAAAGACGATGGCACAAGAGACAGGAACAAATGGGCATCACTCTTGCTTTgggatactgggggggggggtatgggggtGTCACTAGACATCAGGGAGGTGTTTCTTTACAGTTGGTAGTGGATTAGGGAGGTGGGGTCCTCTAGACCACCCAGggatggactgaccattcgggcaaccgggcacgAGGATCCAGAtgctctgcctggatgcccggCTCACACTAtagccctccctggtcctacctttaaaggtgcgccgctggtgatctagtggcctttgtggggggaggggggaacatgttctttcctgcctgttgtgctgctgctgtttccccTGCCCTGTGCTGCTGTGCTGTACTGTTAAAAACGGTggccgagactccctgcagaagtcttgcgagactgttgagacccgcgagactactgcgggaagtttcagccgccattttgaaaacacggtgccGGCGAGAGGGGGAACAGTGGCAGCACAGCgtagagaccactagaccaccagggtccttcagGTAGGACCTGTACAGCAAGGGCGTCGgctgtggtggagggggggggggggagcagcatggCAATAGGGAGTGTGTCGGACAGTGGCTGGGCAGTCCGCCCCTGAGACcaccagttttttttaaatactttactGTTGAGGGAACCGGAggggggtcatggatttgagATTCCGCCGTTCTGTGGctcaaccaaagtggtttacggtCTTATATGCAGCTGTTGTAGACTTTGCCCTACCCTTACTCTTAAATTTGGAGAGGGGTAAGGGATATGCACAGGGGGAAAGCTTTTGGTGTGTTTGGGCCTTTCTTctgattttcagatttttcttcacATCATTTCACACGTTCAGTTAAAACGTTTTAACGTATATTGGGATGGTTTAATGCATGCAAACTGATTTTGATATGTCTTAATTTCGATTTAGTGTGAGGTAAAGTTTTTAAGGCACTTAAGGGGTCCctatactaaggtgcgccgaaaaacggcctgcgctgttgtagacgcatgtattgggcgcgaaaggtccgtttttcagcatgcctgcaaaaaaggcctttttattttgggggcaaaaaatggatgtgcggcaaaatgaaaattggcgctcatccattttgggcctgagacctcaccaccacccattcactaagcggtaaggtctcgtgtgttaaccgggcggtaatcgtcagcacgcgcaCAACGATTAACACCCAGTGAGCACTGTGTGATggaaaattaaatatattttccggtgcgcgtgctggacgcacgtaaaaaaatgaaattaccgcccaggccacgcggtagcagggcagtagttccgaattggtgcgtgttgggtacgtgtaggcgcctacatgacttagtaaaagggcaactaacaaactaaccccccccctgcttactaagctgcgcagcaaTGCTGATGCAGTCttttcaaagtgaacgggctgtgtcagcattagcgcgtGGTAGCGGCTAGCGCaaattagtaaacaggggggtaaatgcgAGATAATGAAAACACATTCCTAGAGAGGGGTAATTGTGAGATGAGTCTTAGTTGTTGCTGGATCCTAAGGGTTCCTTCTAGTAAGTCGCACTAAGGATTAGTACACACTAAATGCCGCatcccattgtatacctatgggcagCATGGCACATAATGCACACGAATTCAttaacgcgtcttagtaaaaggaccctttacctTTTGGGCTGGCTtctaaatttaacaaaaatttgtcaaggcctgtTTTAGGAGATGTGACTTAATATCAAAACAGTGTTGAATGCTTGGGGGTAGAGTTATTACTCTGCTAAGACGACTTCACTCAGTTGCCTTGGTTTCTCCATCTTGAGAACATTGACTAAATTCTGATTGTGGTTCTAATTCCGCTGCAGATTATCTGGACAGCTCTTTTATGTTTCTGACAGGGGAGATGTTCCTCAGTTCAGGTGCATCTGAAAGTGTACACAGAGCTGCATGACCAGCCAGCAGTGAATGCAGATGTGCGGCATGAAAACGTGGAATCTAAAGCTATGTGTTGTAGATTAACGAGGCATAAGTTTGGTAGACCAAGAATAATACCAACTCACAGTATTCTTCATCTTGTTTTCTCAGGAACAATGCGCCCGGTGAGGAGAAATTTCTATGACCCGTCCTCGGCCCCTGGGAAAGGGATTGTGTGGGAATGGGAGAATGATAATGGCTCTTGGACTCCCTACGACATGGACATCTGCATCACCATCCAAAATGCTTATGAGAAGCAACACCCTTGGCTAGACTTAACCACCCTTGGCTTCTGCTATCTGATCTACTTCAACAGCATGTCTCAGATGAACCGTCAGACTCAACGGAAAAGGCGCCTCCGTCGACGCATGGACCTAGCCTACCCACTTACCATGGGCTCCATTCCTAAGTCCCAGTCTTGGCCAGTAGGCACCAATTCTGGGCAGCCCTGTTCATGCCAGCAGTGCCTGCTTGTTAACAGCACCAGGGCTGCCTCAAATGCCATCCTGGCATCCCAGCGGAGGAAGGTATATTCCAGTACTGGGAATGGGACGCTGGCTGTAAGACAGAGCAACACTTTCAATGGCACAGCGTTATGGTCAACAAGCATGGCGCCAGCTGGAGGACCAACCAAAATGGAGCAGGTGCGCCCCCTGAATGGCACGCAGCATTCGACTTTCTCCAGAAGTCAGAGTGCCCCCGCTAGCACCCAGCTTCCAGGGCAAAATAATCTGAACCGGCCAGGAACACAGCGCACGGCTGTCTTAAGTACCAGGGCAGCCATTCCACCAGGGTAAGACTTTCTCATCACTCTGTCACGCTGTGTCATTTTTCTACTGTCATTACAGAAGTGCAGTGAATTAACGTCCAGAGATCATGTATTAGTCTACTTCATAtcacttgttaaaaaaaaatgtcagagaTTTTCAATGTTCCTTCAGCTGTGGTTGGTTATTACTAGTTCCTTTTTTGGACCAgtgacttcctatataataattctcacctccaacattttgaggctgcctggaaccgtggatcccttggaggtggtctggatcatgttggagtagataatagtgatgtcacacaacccacaccagattggtcagtagaagggagaggggcggagccacgatacagggagcagcgaatcagcac
This portion of the Microcaecilia unicolor unplaced genomic scaffold, aMicUni1.1, whole genome shotgun sequence genome encodes:
- the LOC115458863 gene encoding E3 ubiquitin-protein ligase DTX1-like encodes the protein MSRPSSGALISASGLGFPPQNLARVVVWEWLNEHGRWRPYSATVCHHIENVLKEDARGSVVLGQVDLQLVPYVIDLQSMHQFRQDTGTMRPVRRNFYDPSSAPGKGIVWEWENDNGSWTPYDMDICITIQNAYEKQHPWLDLTTLGFCYLIYFNSMSQMNRQTQRKRRLRRRMDLAYPLTMGSIPKSQSWPVGTNSGQPCSCQQCLLVNSTRAASNAILASQRRKVYSSTGNGTLAVRQSNTFNGTALWSTSMAPAGGPTKMEQVRPLNGTQHSTFSRSQSAPASTQLPGQNNLNRPGTQRTAVLSTRAAIPPG